The genomic stretch ttattataaaaattatacgttaaataaatgccaattattaaattattaaagAATGTGTATGTTTTAAACTATATATATTTAACATAAAAAAGAATAATTATAACACACAAATTATAACTTCTCCGCACATGTTTATCATTGATACATAAGAAAAAATATGTGATAATTAATAAAGTTAATAAGCTCAAGAGTTAATAAGGTCAAAAATTGAGATATAAAAATAAATGGGTAATTGAATTTGGATTGTAACATATGGGTTTAAACAAATTACtataatttttattaaaaaataattttactCATATATTATTAAAGcatattaatttatttatttattgacattttttaatcaaattatttaattgatttattaatatatttttcAATCTTAACTTTTTTGTGTGAATGAATGGAGCCTCAACTCAAAACAGATATTTTTGATAGTCCAAAACAATTTTTTATTAGGCCCAATACAACTTGTTTTGACTTGGCCCAAAAACATATTTCTGTAATCgtttaaaaattatttaaattattttgtatttgtaattttaaaaataataaaataattttaagaAGTGTGAAAAAGTTGTATTAGTAATTTTATATTtacttttaaaaaaatatttaaaaaaaaacaattttatacTAACAAAAATACTTTGTTAAAAATAGGTTtcaaatcataaaaaatatttatcAAAATAATTATAACAGTGTTTTAACAATCAATACCTATTTTAAACTAGATTCATCAAAATTATGTGATTTACTGAATTTTAGAAAAAAATTGGTTAGATTAGATTCATTCAAATTATCTGATCATCAAATAAATGGATTGGATCAATTTTTTTAACAATTATCTTGTGTAGTAAATAAATGTATGATTGAATAAATTGTATATTAATTGATCAAATTTTCATCCCTACTAAAAAAAAATCACAACTTAGGCATTAAAATTGACACAATTATTCAATACTAGTGTTTTTTTGTTAACATTGTAAATCATTGTTATGTGTCTCTTTATCATCACTGAGCAGCTCCTTTTCCATTAGAAGAATGAAATGGTTGAAACCATTGTTTCCAAGGTGCATCCTTCTGTTGTTCCAACCATGACAAGAAAGCACTATCCAACAAGCAGAACAAGTTCACATACAGAAGCTGGTACTTGACAGGAACATACCGAAAATTGAAAACCTGCACAATTGGCCACACACCACCTTCTAAAACCAATGCTGGGAAATAATTCCTCTTCAAGTCTTCCTTCACCTCAGGAATGGTTTTTCCGGCAGACAATCCCATGTAAGTGAAGAACACAAACAGATGTATCGGACCGAAAATCAGGCCGTCCATTGCCACTTTAGTTGCTATGGATTGCACAGTCTTTGGCATTAGTTGAAGCTTTTGGTTTATGAATTTGTCCAAGCCTTCATACCTACAAGATAGTTTGTTGTTAGTTATTATGTTAGTTAAGTTGTTATGGAGTTAGTTATAGAATTAGTTAGACTTATACTTAACATATGTACAAAACCCATATAAGTCTTTTACTGCTGCTCACTTGTATCAATTGAGAAAACAGAAGTTATTCATTATCGGAGAAAGTTTCTTTCCAATTCTGTTACATTCTCAATATCAACATGGTATCAGAGCTCAATGATCTCTGGTAACCACTTTCTTTTGATCATTTTCTTGAActctcttcatcttctccaagTTTTCTTTTCCCTTTTCTCGATTCAATCATGGATCACCAGAGCTATGCCGATTTCACCACCAACTCTGCAAATCCTTACTATTTGCATCCGAACGAGAGTCCTGCTTTGATTCTTGTTGCTCTGCCTCTGGACAACAAGAACTATCACACATGGTCACGTTCGATGCACATCGCCCTAATTTCGAAGAGCAAAGACAAGTTTTTGATGGTTCGTTTCCTAAACCTCCTGCATCCGCTTTATACTCAATGGATTCGTTGCAAGGAGGTTTAGGAAACGAACCATCAGACTTTGTTTCCTAATACAGATTTTGTTACCTAATGGGTTCATTTCCTAATACAGATTTTGTTGATGTTTCCGAATATTTTACTCAATTGAAGGTTTTTTGGGATGAATTAGAAAATTAAAGCCCCCTTCCATGTTGCACATGTTCAATTGCCTGTACTTGTGGTGCTGTTGATTCTGCTAGAACCTATTGCGAACAGGATTATGTAATTCGGTTCTTAAAAGGACTAAACGAACGACTTGCACATTCCAAATCACAAATCATGATGATGAACCCTCTTCCTGACATTGATAAAGCCTTCTCCCTTGTCATTCAACTTTCCTGAATTTCTCTTCCAACAAATGCCATATTTTGCAGAACCATTCGAAGCAAACAATTGGTACAGCTAGACTGCAAAGAGGCCTCTATCTCATAGATAAATAGTAATGCTGCTTCTCATTGTAATTCTGTCATTTCCAATTCTTTTGAACTTTGGCATCAAAGATTAGGccatatttttaattttggtaTGCAAACTATAGCTAAACAATTTCCTCTTATTCAATGAAAGAATAATATGCAACCTTGTGATTCTTGTCACTTTGCAAAACAAAAGAAATTGCCATTTCCTATTAGTTTTTCTAATACTCATGCTCCTTTTGGACTTTTACATGATGACTTGTGGGGTCCCTTTTCTCAAGTGTCTATTTGGGGACATAGATATTTTCTCACTCTTATAGATGACTACTCTAGGTTCACTTGGGTTATATTTCTTAAATCAAAGTCTGAAACTAAACAAAGCATTATTCACTTTGTAGCTTCACTAGAAAACCAATTCAACACCACCCTTAAATGCTTCAGATCTGACAATGGTTCAGAGCTTTTTACCTTAACTGAGTTTTTTGTTTCTAAAGGTATCTTTCATCATAAGTCCTGTGTGGAAACCCCCCAACAAAATGGAGTGGTAGAGAGAAAACATCAACATATCTTGAATGTATCTCAGTTAAAGAAAAATAAGAACACACGAACCTAATTCACCCCTCTCTTAAATTGCATTCTATATGTTCAGGAATAAAAATTCTCAGGAAATTTGCATACAACAAAAGGTCTGTTGGTTTTGTAGTAACAAAAACAAAAATCTGAAGGATGAAAACAACAATATGTGAGAAAGCGAAAAGCTGTTACCAGAAGTGTCCAACGGGTCCAACAAAACCGATTCCAAACATACTAGTAACCGCCACACGTCTCCAATCGATCACGAATTTAGTATCCGCTTCCTGCACAACAACAATTACAGTAATAATATTAGAGTAGCCAGAAAGAAAAAGGTAATAGAAATGTTATTGTTGTTAGTTACACTTACAGTTAGAGTTAGAGATAACTGTTTTTTAGCAGCAGCAGCGTGAGTGATGTACTGAGCAGTGATGTCTCCAACGGCCCAAAGGACACCAGAGGTGGTGACTTGGGTCTTCACTGGATGAACTGAAAGAGAGTTCTGATACCAATTCCATGCCTTCAAAATCATTGACATCTTCGGCGGGATACTGCCTCTTATTCCACTAATTTTGCTTTACCTTCTTTACAACTAACATATGAAAGGGTTTGATTTGAGATATTTTTCTACACTTGAAGATTTTTTTTAACTTAATAATAATATTGTGtgaaaataaattaattatatCATTTAAATAATAATATTGTGTAAAAAGGATCCAAGAGTAATAAAATTGTGCTTTGATGTTTAAATAATTGCCAATTTGCTCAAGagaattaaaaaatatatattcaTATCAAATTTATTCCACAATTTTTTTTGGTATTTATGTCTAAAGATTAGATAGAGAAATATTTTCACTTTTGATCTCTTCTAAGTTTACCTATCTATTTTTTTGATAGGGATAGAGATTCAGGAATCAAATAAGATTGAATTACAACTAAGAAATATTACATGTTTAGGATAAAGATATCttaatattataaaaattattGAATACTATCAAGATAAGTCTTACGGAGAGGATAAAGTCACTTTATTTAGACCGAACCTCTATAAATTCTGGtgtctttttttttttattattcttCACATATTTTATTTCTGATGCTATTATTCAAATGTTTtcttaaaaatgtttttaaaatctgaaaatgacaatatttttattttaaacaATCATTTTTCAAATTTCCACAATTCATCATCCTCTTGTGTGTGGAGTCAATGTTCATCAAGGTTAATTAGTAACCAAGGTAATACACTATTTTAAAGGTTGAGTGAACGAAAAACTCATTAATCCTTTAAAATAGCGTGTTAATATTTTTGCTCATCAATTTAAATATTTTTGCTAATCATATAGATGAATTTTCTAGTATTTTCTATAAAGGGGTGTAAATAAGATCGGCAGTGGTGTAAATAAGTTGGGCAAGCCAAAGCAAATCCAATACAAAACCCAAGAAGTTTCAAGGAGGTTGGTTTAGATAAGCCCAATTGATTGGAGTTTTAAGTCAATCCATTAGAGCAACTTGGCGCTTTGAATTTCAAAGCAAATCTGATTGAAACTTTGCCTCCAAGTCAATCAAATCCATGCATTGATGAAAATTGCTCAAGATCTTTGAAAATTTAATGATCCAATCGATTTTAGACTTATCCAAATCAATTTGGAAGCCACTTTTGGGAATATTTTCTTCTAAATTTTACTATGCACAATCCTCATTGAATTTGTGCAAGTTTTTGCACGAGTAAATTCGTCAGAAGCTCTACTATAAATAAGAAACCCTCATTAATTCCTTTGCATCTCATATTTTCTTCTCTACTCTTGTTTTCTTGTGTGATTCTTTCTCTCTTTCCATAAGTATCATCATGGCCTCATAAAAAAGTCATCAATTAAGAGATACCTCTGTAAGAAGAGTGTTTATGAAGGGCATATTATAAAGAACTCAAGAAAGAAAGATGACGATCAACCAAAAAGTGATTCAACCATCGTCCATTGAGGAAAGCTTCATAAGGAGCTACAAGTTGTATATCCAAATATGCCAATAAGCGCTAAGATAATTCTTCACTAAGATACCTGAATCGAGTTTTTCCAAATCTCGTAAAAGAATTATATTCAAATTAATAATTTTTGGAACATTCCTAAGATCAATCTTTAAAAGAGTTAAAATAGATATCCATAAATATAAATTTCGAAAGATGTTTGATTTGCCCATCCAATGAGTCACCTAAACCTACAGAGCTCCAATAGATTTTAAAGGATTCAAGTGATCCATTTCCATATGCTCCATCATTATAAATCCTATGGAGAACATAACATTTCCAATCAAGGCAAACTTTGTTGAAACCAAGACTTCGTGTTATCCATTACCTCCTTATTAAGATCCTCTTTACAGGGAACATAAACCTTAACTTTATCATCAAGGATGATGTCGTCCCTCTTTGGCTTACGACTAAAAAAGTTTCAAACTAATTAGATAGAAGGTTTGAGATTAGCCTGGTGTAAAATCTTAATTTGGTTCACGGTTAGCCTTTGTAAAATCCTATTTCAGTTCGGAGGATAGCCAGTTAAAAACTCCACTTTGGTTCGAGATAAGTCCGTATAAAATCTCAGTTTAGCTTAGGGACTAACCACATGAGTTTTGTTCGTGTTTGGAAGGAAGACTAATTATTTTAGTCCGTTGTTCGTTGTTTGGATGAAAGTTAACCCGAAACTTCATAATCCTTGTAAAAGGGGGTTTGTAAGCTCAACCTACTAAAAGCTTATAAGCATTACTGGATATTCTCAAGATCAAGTCTTGGGGATATGATTAGGCTACTTCATTTAGACTAAACCTCTATAAATTCTGGTGTCTTCTCGTTACCCTTATCTTTTTTATTTTCCACATATTTTATTTATGCTGCTATTATTCAAacattttctttaaaaaaatttaattctAAAAATGAAAATACTTTTGTTTTAAACAACTGTGTTTCAAACCCcacaattcaccccccccccccctctttcTCGTGTGTGGACTCACATGTTCAACACTTTTATAATTGTTAATTTTGACTGCTATTATCTGCACATAGACCGTAACATTTTGTTAGCACAATCCCGGTTAGACAAGTTTATTAAATGAATAAAGTGAATTTGCATGGATCTCACAGCTTCAATGGGTTTCATACGGAATAACTTATATTCTTCTATCAACGTGTTAATCTTAGATTGCTTCATATCCTTAGTAACCTCATTGAGTATCTGAACTGTCGATTTTATAATGACAAATAGAGTAATATGCATTAGCACTTAAGGCATAAATTAGTATATTCCTCACTTTTAGATCATAAAAGGTTTTCTAATCTCTTCATCAGTCTCGTCCTTTGGGCGTTTATAGTTTAAACACCTTCAACGATGCTTTTGAGGACAAAAGGAGTGTCTTCGATGATAAAACAAGGTTTTTTATTAGCTGAAATTAAGTGAGCGTACATATTATCCTTCAAATACACATAGTTTTCACCCTTGAATACAAGAGCTCTATTGTACGCACCCTTCAGGCTGTCCTTGCCTATATTCTCAACTTTTGAAGTGTGATGTGTGCTTAAAGTACCAGTTCTTGATTATAATTCAAGAGACTTCCTTGAAATAACttttcaatattttattttaaatgaTGACAATCATCAGTACGATGACCTCATATCTTATAGTACTTGCACCATATATTTATATCATTCCCCGTGGAATCTTCCTTAAGAGAATGAGGCTTAGGAATAATTTTGGCATTAGACATCTTGTAGGTTCCACTCCCAACCAGTACTTAAGGAGTGTAGCATTCAAAGGGATTTTGGGCAAGCTCAAAAATAACTTTCTAGAGGATCGGTATTGCATTTTGATTTTTCTAGTGTCTGGCTAGCTCCAGCTTACCACTCCGCTCCTTCACATCTCAGGTTCTTTTATCGGAATTACTTTCTTCTCCTTTGATGTAGCATTTCATCCTAGCCATGATTTCTTCCATTGAGTATGTTGACTATTAAGTGCTAGACTCTCGTTGAAGTGGCTCATCTTTAAACATGATTTTGCAATGGATCCTGGTTTCGAAATTGGTTGGAGACGTGGGTGGGATATCGCCTTTTATCCCAATTAATCTAGATTGAGCTGTAGTATTTTTGTTTTACATTTAGAGCATACATATATGTTGGACATGTGACTTCATACACAAGAGAGAGTGAATTGTGGAGTTTTGTAATCAAAATAATTTGAAAATCAAAGTTTGAAAATATTTCGTAAAGCAAACAAGTAAATATGCAACAAAATTAAAATATAGATGAAAAACTAAAGGAAAGACAATtaaggagagagagagagagagagagagagagagagagagagagagagagagagatttatACAAGTTCGACATAAGTTGACCTACTCATGTCCCCAAGAATTATTCTTGAGAGTAACCAATAAACTAGAGAGCTTTTAGAAAGATTTGCCAACAAATCTCTTTATACAAGAAAATGAAGTTTAAAGGTTAACTTCCAACCAAACAGTAAATCGGGTTTAAAGTGGTTATCCTTCGAACCGAGATCGAGTTTTAAGTTGGCTATGCTCAGAACCTAACTAGAGTTTTACACAGGCTGACCTTGAATCGAGTTGAGATTGTAAACGAGCTATTTTCGAACCAACTAAAATTTTACATCATGCTAAACTTAGGAACCAAGATGAGATTTTACATTGAATAATCTTGAACCCGTAGAGTTTTTAACCAGAATGATCTCAAGAATCGTTGTGGA from Lathyrus oleraceus cultivar Zhongwan6 chromosome 7, CAAS_Psat_ZW6_1.0, whole genome shotgun sequence encodes the following:
- the LOC127101443 gene encoding protein SYM1 yields the protein MSMILKAWNWYQNSLSVHPVKTQVTTSGVLWAVGDITAQYITHAAAAKKQLSLTLTEADTKFVIDWRRVAVTSMFGIGFVGPVGHFWYEGLDKFINQKLQLMPKTVQSIATKVAMDGLIFGPIHLFVFFTYMGLSAGKTIPEVKEDLKRNYFPALVLEGGVWPIVQVFNFRYVPVKYQLLYVNLFCLLDSAFLSWLEQQKDAPWKQWFQPFHSSNGKGAAQ